The sequence below is a genomic window from Tachysurus vachellii isolate PV-2020 chromosome 2, HZAU_Pvac_v1, whole genome shotgun sequence.
AGATCTGATAATGAGTGTTCTCTGTAGTGCTGGATTAGATTTTGACATATTTTCTGCCAGGCATTTGTGTTCAGTGATTCAGCACAGATATTGCAttgaacacagaacacaagCATTTAGATCTCTGATAGCATTTTATAATTTAACAAAAGCTTGTGAAGATGAGCGGCAGATATTCATATTAGTATTGTGTATCTGTCTCAGAGATCCAAAAGACTCAGAGGTCTGAAATTGGAATCATATGGAAGAGAAAATGTTAGGATTAGTGCATCCCGTTTTCAGAACATGTTATGCTGGTGTTTATGTAAGTTATACGCAATGCATAATGAAATGACCAGTGAGGAACAACACTATGATCAACCCAATATACCTTAGAAAGGCAgttgtacatatacatatacaatttTTTACTATCACTACCTGCTAGAGGTGGCCCAATCAGCAGCGTGACACTTTCCATGATAGCCAGCAGGCCAAGTGCTGAGGGGAAGCGGTTCATCTCCACTATGTCCATGAGCACAGTGAACATCAGTGAGCCCACCACGCTCATTGACAGACCATAAGTCACTACATAAGCTAAGAGTACTGGAAATGTTGGTGCAATACAGCAGATGCTGTTGCTCAGTCCATTCAGTAGCAATGCACTtgaaaatacataaacatgGCGGCCTTTGAACCAGGAAAGGCCGAAAAGCAGGCCGGCGGGTGGCCGAACAAAGATGTTGATAAAGCCCAAGATGGAGAGCAGCAGGGCAGCCTGGCTCTGCTCCATGCCGTGATCTGTAGCATAAGGAACGAGGAAAACCAGGGGCACCACAAAACCCAGCATCATCCACGTAATGCCAAGTGCGTACACGCGAAAGCGCTCGTTACTATAAAACAGGTCAAAGGCCATGTGACGACGGAAAGAGAATGTTAAACTCCTCCATGCCACCCACATCTGTTCTTTAAATCCCTTCTCAGCCAGTGGCTTGGTGGCAGTATTCTTTTCTTTGGTTGGTCTGTGTTTCGGTGGCCCCAGGGGCCTCATAACAGCACCGCACACACAGCAGTTGAGCAACACAGCACCCAGCACCATGAAACTCCCTCTCCAACCCAGTTCACTGTGTAGGTAGTGACCCAAGAAGGGCAGCACGCACAGGCCCAGAGCTGTGCCCGTGGATGACATGGCATTGGCAAAGGCACGTCGGCGCACAAAATAGTGGCCAAGGATGGTGACTGCAGGTTGGAAGCTGAAACAAAACCCTAGacctgtgtgaaaaagaaaatctctcATTACAGCAGGCATTTCTAACAATTTAAATTCTAAAAAGTTTGTTTCTTCTAGTGctacaaagtaaataaagtaatacaTTTCTAGTTCAAGTAAAATGAATATTGTATGATGATATAATTAGTTAAAAAACACAGAGTAGTTTAGGGATTGAATCTGCACTGACCCGTTATCACCCCTGCGGTAATGTAAAGCTCAATGATGGAATGTGTGAAGGAGCTGGCTGCCATCCCAAGTCCACTCAAGACGCCCCCCATCATCACCGTTGACCTGCAACCGAAACGTTCCACTAACACACTGCATAAAGGGCCTGAGAAGGAAAAGTCAAATGTGAGAACACGACACTAAACAAACCACTGAGTCTACAGGGGAGCTGGCGCAAAGATTAAAGGATTAAATAGTATAATCTGATATATAATTTTTCTGTGCACAAGCTGCAATCCAAAAACcttttgtaaatgtattgtGCACAGCTAGtattaacaaacaaatgtaaacctttttcacaattttttgtgtatatatctgtatgtttttctgaaaaaaacattctgtataTTCCCTGTATAAGCTCTAATTAGCAAACACTTTCTAAAGACCTGTCTAACAAGTCGCACTGAGCCTCCAATCTGTTTTTTCCGGGTTACTAAGTAACATAATTCCCAGTGAGCAAAGCATTTCATTCCCCTTGGCATAtacattgagtgtgtgtgcacatgtgcatATGCCTGTACTTACCGGTGTATGTGTACAGAAGCAATCAGAAAGAGTTCAttaaatgtgacaaataacaaCTGCAATGGAAGCTTTTGTTTGCTGTTCTCTATCCAAGGGGTATCTCTGAGACACGGTCCATAAATATATTAAGTAAAAGGTCATGTCCAGGTTTAAAGGCTCTTTTAAATTATGCCTTATCAAATAACAAACATTGACCACATTCTCACACTCTGAAAAAAGTGCAGAGTCATCATGAGAGTGCAACCTGACCATTAATTTGTGCAAGATTGTAAAATTTGAAATAGCTGCTTTTTTGTCCAAACTCCAAATATGACCAATGATCAATTCATTTATGATCAATATCTTGAATATATAATAGTTTAACAAATAATAGATTCTGCAACATATGTAGAGCTCTGTTGAAATGTAAGcgattgtgtgttattgtccaTGATAACTGTTTTGTACAAAAGGCCAGATTTTCCTTTCATAATCTCTTCTAATGAAACACGCGTTCAGGAGACATTCCTATGGATTTGGTCTAAAATGATCTTAAGGTTTTGCACAAACTCGTGGCAGTCCATTCCAGCTCAAGAGCACAGTGTcgttaaagctttaaaaaaatcatgtaaaaaatcATTTCAGTATCAGTAGGAGCTGTAGTCAATAAAAGACATACGGTAGCCTAATGGAACTGTGTGCCTGCAGATACAGAATCAGTGTTTATGAGCAGAACAAACATTAAATAACGGCCATAACTTCCTGTTCACTGATATTATGGCTTAGTTCTCACGCTCAATGAGTCAATGTCACAAAGATTGCTTGTATTGATTCCTACCTCCTGCATGTAAGACTGATGTCATTATGGATGGCACCCAGGATGTCTCACTGTTGCTGGCACTGAATTCAATCTGAAGGTCAGTGTAGAAGATGCCCATGCAGGATGGGAAGGCCAGGGTCAGGGCTAGAACTAGGATGGTGGCCACCAGTACCACCCAGCCCCATCCTCCATCAGGAGCATCAAGGTGTGCTGGACGTGCCTGAGCCAGCGGCGTCACCGTGCCTCCCATATCGGCTTCCTCATGCTCTGGATCACATGACTCTTctgaatgatgatgatttacTCTTGTGCCCATTTCTGTGAGCTGACAGTGATCATGTACTGCTACCATTCAGTGAATAAGAGCCAAAAAGCTTTGGGGATGTCTCAGTGGTGGTTCTGATGCACAGCTACACATTTTCACACGTGACATACCGCATTCGATCCACACAAGAGTCTCTGTTGGACAAAAGGACATAAGGATTTTTTCAACCTCTTATTTTGTACTGTACAATCTTGTACATAATGTCTGACTGGTTTGCACACCGGTAATTACCACACTGGTAATTACAACTTAGTAGTTTATTTCAATCTATGCTCACCTGGAATTGACTACAAGCCTAAAGTGGTACATTTCTTTAACCCGGAGGGTCTCTGTGATTTTGTTACggttttattattgtcattattattatcccaAATCAGCCTACCATTTAAACCgacttattttatattgttcgacttaaatccgattgcaAATTTAAAGTTGTCGTAAACCACTGAACAATCCTGCTTGTTTGACCATCTGAAACAGTTCCTAATAGAAGTTGTTTTTAAGTAAACATGACAACC
It includes:
- the slc16a5a gene encoding monocarboxylate transporter 6, coding for MVAVHDHCQLTEMGTRVNHHHSEESCDPEHEEADMGGTVTPLAQARPAHLDAPDGGWGWVVLVATILVLALTLAFPSCMGIFYTDLQIEFSASNSETSWVPSIMTSVLHAGGPLCSVLVERFGCRSTVMMGGVLSGLGMAASSFTHSIIELYITAGVITGLGFCFSFQPAVTILGHYFVRRRAFANAMSSTGTALGLCVLPFLGHYLHSELGWRGSFMVLGAVLLNCCVCGAVMRPLGPPKHRPTKEKNTATKPLAEKGFKEQMWVAWRSLTFSFRRHMAFDLFYSNERFRVYALGITWMMLGFVVPLVFLVPYATDHGMEQSQAALLLSILGFINIFVRPPAGLLFGLSWFKGRHVYVFSSALLLNGLSNSICCIAPTFPVLLAYVVTYGLSMSVVGSLMFTVLMDIVEMNRFPSALGLLAIMESVTLLIGPPLAGSLVDSTGLYTYVFLACSITVALSALFLMVSFYWLDRRDTALKKALSTQESSVTPESLSVCVGEKVKEPALETEHITTV